Proteins encoded by one window of Pecten maximus chromosome 15, xPecMax1.1, whole genome shotgun sequence:
- the LOC117343710 gene encoding LOW QUALITY PROTEIN: NACHT and WD repeat domain-containing protein 2-like (The sequence of the model RefSeq protein was modified relative to this genomic sequence to represent the inferred CDS: inserted 1 base in 1 codon) — MEGGNPPEGTAPEPGGQAGELPPEEQEKLQRVLSGCLGNLPALSSKIVRIFTSSTFTDTTIERNALMENVYPKLKEYLRERYGLEFQVVDMRWGVRDEATDDHMTTQLCMQEIDNCQRLSIGPNFVVFLGQKYGYRPLPTFIVATEFEMIRECVKSVKDEIDVLDKWYMKDENTVPAVYVLQPISSILTNFNNKRHQRLQELDQNTWWETFLKLQRIMRKAAQVLFITKKLDREQMHNYFMSVTEREVERGILKANNVQDHCLAYVREIANINPTMYRFAYKFVDFAARNIDGEAQKLLQVLRDEKLTKKMPESNLVRFKVEWGREGIDKDTHXEYLENFTNHFHTSIAMLVDNAMAKHERLSSDPVFTEALQHLHACTKYCKVFQGRGDIVKKIEEHIVGPSNRPFVLHGESGCGKTSLTAKGASQIKSWFPEDREPMLVIRFLGTTPNSSSIIPLLTSLCKQICVLYGSQMEEIPDELAPLIHHFKTLLNLATEEKPLVVILDSLDQLSGSDGAHQLAWLPAQLPPNVKMILSTLPRLYGILDTIRIMIEPEENYVAVLPLGENLSGTILKFWLKNANKAITDAQWDLVNEAFTKCNLPLFVKLVFDQICTWKSYTKPSTTILQFTIHDSIMKLYERIEIQHGKTLVAHAFGYITAAKSGVSESELEDLLSLDEKVLNDVYQYHLPPVRRIPPLLWTRIRSDLPGYLSEREADGVNVVGWYHRQFIEAAKERYFRNLNFVSTVHANLSEYFLGIWGGGVPKPFEYTEGQRRMFKLDEMKGESDRKVPIQRLVFSSDGTVTRFNLRKLSELPYHLVRSHQYEDLYATVLFNYKWLHAKLSSMPLQSVLADFEDLLEHVYQKDVKLIADAIRLSSSILSHYPDMLGPQIIGRLLPYYQQNTNIRSLIQQCDSDGLEDCALVPAHHCLHTPGGPLQYSLEGHPFAPFGIGTTSNGRYLVSVSNKFIIWDLSNGEVFRNVVPGINGIMSNLSICENDKYAASFTNNNQVVICTIMTGDYRIITPVMNGKTASIIGTFISNSHVAIWTSQEWYLYSTNGELISKHDTPLKMPLLAVDLGNDDKTYLICKSGTENDTEMALEVQDQSIEPFEFHSGIAVNKEKNILYTCIEISDNAVAVYKREDSVWRYDRTLGDNFDIVFALTLSEDENYLVATIALGYKLWNLKTDALVQLKLPPGTRNIPTKNQLSTLVVFTKHNHFVVAGVRKNMYVWDTKQGNMVKVLDAHFGRIISLRAVSSGCNKVISSSIDKTIKVWNFDNILEDVHSIDRMEKPIETIDLASETHYGVTTSRNCIGVWNLGTGKLELSLETKSVVSLAVITKDGKYVAAAESGKLLIWEVSQETASKVIQHKDIQQLLLNESDTRVIALAKEGFNKGKVITYTFPEGEPVYTFEYNLRVMKPGVLTIDGSFFAVLATDKTGDVLGVYHAKSGTHLYNLGLKYNNYKPVQSMRAMRHDPHQIVLVDEEKGNVIDLKKKTVPRSVSRWNGMAMKNGKFGLYAPNRGGLQLLELKTGKTVRTFIPRVAEGVFSIDVLFTQNDRHVVYYHSGHRTIRVFRVSDGKMVANFKAHAEVKAMVSTAEGETVVIGAVDGSFTVLSIADPEYEESVEFLQCLPSRNLQTNSPNGYRTMNGDVVQGKNSMGTALQVARFVAKARQAQKSRACVIS; from the exons GTCGTGGACATGAGATGGGGAGTTCGAGACGAGGCTACAGACGATCACATGACCACCCAATTATGTATGCAGGAAATTGACAACTGCCAACGTCTTTCTATTGGTCCAAACTTTGTG GTCTTCCTGGGTCAGAAGTACGGGTACCGACCATTGCCGACATTCATTGTAGCCACGGAGTTCGAAATGATTCGGGAATGTGTTAAGTCCGTAAAGGACGAGATTGATGTCCTTGACAAGTGGTACATGAAGGACGAAAACACTGTGCCAGCCGTCTATGTCTTACAGCCAATCAGCTCCATACTTACAAACTTCAACAATAAG AGGCATCAGCGGCTACAAGAACTTGACCAAAATACCTGGTGGGAGACGTTCCTAAAGCTACAACGGATAATGAGAAAGGCCGCTCAAGTACTTTTTATAACGAAAAAGCTTGACCGAGAACAGATGCATAACTACTTCATGTCGG TGACGGAGAGGGAAGTTGAACGCGGTATCCTGAAGGCAAATAACGTGCAGGATCATTGCCTCGCATACGTCAGAGAAATCGCAAACATTAATCCAACAATGTATCGTTTTGCCTACAAATTCGTGGACTTTGCTGCTCGAAACATTGACGGGGAGGCGCAGAAGCTCCTTCAAGTTCTTCGTGACGAAAAACTGACAAAGAAAATGCCAGAAAGCAATTTAGTTCGTTTCAAAGTAGAATGGGGTAGAGAAGGAATTGACAAAGACACAC AAGAATATTTAGAAAACTTTACAAATCACTTCCATACTTCTATCGCCATGCTTGTGGACAATGCTATGGCAAAACATGAAAGGTTATCTAGTGATCCAGTTTTCACGGAAGCCCTACAGCATCTGCACGCATGTACAAAATATTGCAAAGTATTCCAAGGACGTGGGGACATTGTAAAGAAAATAGAGGAGCACATTGTGGGTCCTTCTAACAGACCGTTCGTTCTCCATGGAGAAAGTGGATGTGGGAAAACATCTTTGACAGCCAAAGGTGCAAGTCAG ATAAAGTCATGGTTTCCTGAAGACAGAGAGCCGATGCTAGTCATTAGATTCCTTGGTACGACGCCAAATAGTTCCAGTATCATTCCCCTGCTAACCAGTCTGTGTAAACAGATATGTGTGCTGTATGGCTCGCAAATGGAAGAGATCCCAGACGAACTGGCACCGCTGATACATCACTTCAAGACACTACTGAACCTGGCAACAGAGGAGAAACCTTTAGTAGTGATCCTGGATTCACTTGATCAATTATCGGGTTCGGATGGTGCACATCAACTCGCATGGCTTCCAGCTCAGCTACCACCTAATGTCAAGATGATTCTGTCGACTTTGCCTCGGTTATACGGCATACTGGATACTATCCGCATTATGATTGAACCAGAAGAGAACTATGTCGCAGTGCTTCCCTTGGGAGAAAACTTAAGTGGTACAATTTTGAAGTTCTGGTTGAAGAATGCAAATAAAGCAATCACTGATGCACAATGGGACTTGGTCAATGAGGCATTCACAAAGTGCAATCTTCCACTCTTCGTAAAACTTGTGTTTGATCAAATCTGCACGTGGAAATCATACACAAAACCGAGTACCACCATTCTTCAGTTCACGATACACGACAGTATTATGAAACTATATGAAAGAATTGAGATTCAGCACGGGAAAACATTAGTCGCACACGCATTTGGATACATTACTGCTGCTAAAAGTGGCGTGTCAGAATCTGAATTAGAAGATCTGCTTTCCCTGGATGAAAAGGTTCTAAATGATGTGTACCAGTACCATCTTCCGCCTGTACGAAGGATTCCTCCTTTGTTGTGGACGAGAATTCGGAGTGATCTTCCAGGCTATCTCAGCGAGAGGGAGGCTGATGGAGTCAACGTCGTCGGTTGGTACCATCGACAGTTTATCGAGGCGGCAAAGGAGAGGTATTTTAGGAACCTCAATTTTGTGAGTACCGTTCATGCAAACCTTTCCGAGTACTTTCTTGGAATTTGGGGTGGCGGAGTCCCAAAACCATTTGAATACACAGAGGGCCAACGTCGTATGTTTAAACTTGACGAAATGAAAGGAGAAAGCGACAGAAAGGTGCCTATTCAGCGACTAGTGTTCTCGTCAGATGGTACTGTCACACGCTTCAATCTTAGAAAGCTAAGTGAGCTACCGTACCACTTGGTACGATCACACCAGTACGAAGATCTCTACGCAACTGTTCTGTTTAACTACAAGTGGCTCCATGCAAAGCTGAGTTCAATGCCTTTGCAATCCGTCCTGGCTGATTTCGAAGATCTCTTGGAACATGTCTACCAGAAAGATGTTAAACTTATTGCAGACGCAATTCGTCTTTCCAGTTCCATTCTCAGTCATTACCCAGATATGCTTGGGCCTCAGATCATCGGACGCTTGCTTCCATATTaccaacaaaacacaaacataagAAGTCTGATTCAGCAGTGTGATAGTGATGGCTTAGAGGACTGTGCCTTAGTTCCAGCGCATCATTGTCTTCACACACCTGGTGGGCCCCTGCAATACTCATTAGAGGGACATCCATTTGCCCCTTTCGGTATTGGTACGACCTCAAACGGCCGTTACCTTGTATCAGTGTCTAACAAATTCATCATATGGGATCTTTCAAATGGAGAAGTATTCAGAAATGTCGTGCCGGGAATAAACGGCATAATGTCAAATCTTTCCATTTGTGAAAATGACAAATACGCCGCCAGCTTCACAAACAACAATCAGGTCGTGATATGTACAATTATGACTGGTGATTATAGAATCATCACACCCGTTATGAATGGGAAAACAGCCTCAATTATTGGAACATTTATATCCAATTCTCACGTGGCCATCTGGACCAGTCAGGAATGGTACTTATACAGTACCAATGGAGAGCTAATATCGAAACATGATACCCCTCTCAAGATGCCTCTACTGGCTGTAGATCTCGGCAATGATGATAAAACGTACCTGATATGCAAGTCCGGTACGGAAAATGATACTGAAATGGCGCTGGAGGTACAGGATCAGTCAATCGAGCCGTTTGAATTCCACAGTGGCATTGCTGTGAACAAGGAAAAGAATATCCTTTATACGTGCATAGAAATCAGTGACAATGCTGTGGCAGTATACAAACGCGAAGATAGTGTTTGGCGGTATGACCGCACTCTGGGAGACAATTTCGACATCGTGTTTGCGTTGACTCTTTCTGAAGATGAAAACTACCTGGTTGCAACAATTGCGCTGGGTTACAAGCTCTGGAACCTAAAGACAGATGCACTTGTGCAACTCAAGTTACCACCGGGAACTCGAAATATTCCCACTAAAAACCAACTCAGTACTTTGGTAGTGTTCACTAAACACAACCATTTCGTCGTGGCTGGTGTGAGAAAAAACATGTATGTGTGGGACACGAAACAAGGCAATATGGTGAAGGTACTCGATGCTCACTTTGGTAGAATTATATCATTGCGGGCGGTTAGCTCGGGCTGTAACAAAGTGATTTCGTCTTCCATAGACAAAACTATCAAGGTTTGGAACTTTGATAACATTTTGGAAGATGTTCACTCAATTGACCGAATGGAAAAGCCGATTGAAACTATCGATCTTGCATCAGAAACGCATTATGGTGTTACAACGAGTAGAAACTGCATTGGTGTGTGGAATCTCGGTACCGGTAAACTTGAACTGTCTCTTGAGACAAAATCGGTCGTGTCACTGGCTGTCATAACGAAAGATGGAAAGTACGTGGCAGCTGCAGAATCAGGAAAGCTTCTTATCTGGGAAGTGTCACAAGAAACGGCGTCGAAAGTGATTCAACACAAAGACATTCAACAACTTTTATTGAATGAAAGCGACACGCGAGTGATAGCGCTTGCGAAGGAAGGGTTCAACAAGGGAAAGGTAATAACATATACCTTCCCTGAAGGAGAGCCAGTCTATACATTTGAGTACAATCTCAGAGTCATGAAACCCGGAGTACTAACTATAGACGGATCGTTCTTTGCGGTACTTGCCACTGATAAAACTGGTGACGTACTTGGTGTCTACCATGCCAAGTCAGGAACGCATTTGTACAACCTCGGACTCAAATATAACAACTATAAACCAGTGCAATCGATGAGAGCAATGAGACATGACCCACACCAAATTGTGCTTGTCGACGAAGAAAAGGGAAATGTCATCGATCTCAAGAAAAAGACCGTCCCACGGTCGGTGAGTAGATGGAATGGTATGGCTATGAAAAATGGAAAGTTTGGGTTGTACGCCCCGAACAGAGGGGGTCTACAACTGCTAGAACTGAAAACGGGGAAGACGGTTAGAACATTTATTCCGCGAGTGGCTGAAGGGGTGTTTAGCATTGATGTACTATTTACGCAGAATGACCGTCATGTTGTGTATTATCACTCAGGACATCGTACAATTAGAGTCTTTCGTGTGTCTGATGGCAAAATGGTTGCCAATTTCAAAGCGCATGCGGAGGTTAAAGCCATGGTGAGCACAGCGGAAGGCGAGACCGTTGTGATCGGAGCTGTGGACGGGAGCTTCACAGTTCTATCGATAGCAGATCCTGAATATGAGGAAAGTGTTGAATTTCTACAGTGTCTGCCGAGTAGGAACTTACAAACGAACTCTCCAAACGGGTATCGAACAATGAATGGAGACGTTGTGCAAGGAAAGAACAGTATGGGCACTGCCCTACAGGTAGCTAGGTTTGTTGCAAAAGCCAGACAGGCACAAAAGTCAAGAGCATGCGTGATATCGTGA